A single region of the Actinoplanes sp. SE50/110 genome encodes:
- a CDS encoding Calx-beta domain-containing protein gives MAAAAAAFAPAVMVPAPALAANPSTVDNLTITDAGNWEGSKVTFTLTYTGSSPGDFTIATAAGSASSGASDFTATPSKTSITFPGTAASSNNSTTVTVDTAADADTADETFSLVATDTLGNTKSGTGTIYAVSVYPTFGLTPSTSTVAETATKDAQGNVTQKTVTVTATLTAPLPHDISIPVSTVNGADVDPLKNATSAGGVLRDYDALPATAVITIPAYTYTGTTTVQLYDDNVDETATNGQSFTVQATDTPVVLATNVGASKSTITITDDDPTPVASIGDATSAVTEGGALNFPVTLDRPSDATNLSVGYYTAAGTTMTGSSAGSPSDVTTPGSSTTPNVATIAAYSTTRTIAVPTDNDVNFEGAENVKEVLSSANSSAVGVTIGTKSTGVGVINDNDAGPAVTLASVSTSPGVFPEGDSGERVQKVRVTVAAGTYPVPVKIDWATRDGSATAGSDYKAASGSFTIPAGTDTTSWYGDIPITVYGDVVKENSETFSIDVTSSTSTIGAVSGDTTITLSEAGESDAKPTFNVGDVSVSEGNSGTSFAKVPIVMSGASPSDTVFTTTFHAGTAVGTSNGVPGDNDYTVPTDSTVTIKAGDTTGYLSIPINGDTVYERDQVFSVDFTTASSDVTNTNTPDVQHTARVTIGNDDAQPTLTFNSSNATEGQPITVTGKIVGVSEYAYKLGLTVGGTETNAATTGTDFTVPASLATTSIAVPAGYSGELTDIPSVGGGYTWSFPTLDDQIDEPTEGFTVTANETTGVPTGFTPAVGTYKIADDPLDLPPAIAIGDTTVNEKDGTAEVPIDLTFNGDATSTTQNVTVQYNTSDGTAKAGKDYTLTKGTLTIPPGTMKTSIKVPIINDSDMEDDETFSVRLSNANPLGAQITSGDSTVTIKSDDTVAPVTPTLMLTGPAAGAGAVTAWGKATPGTKVMLYGAALPEMDKKDLKLIDTVTADASGMYKFKSLTATTGWAFYVQAEVGGATSIRVVKLNQSPGLTLSTSKGKLGVTVNGNPKASGQTVTIQRKSGSKWVTVGSGKTTSSGFKGSYSFKSGTKLTVRAMVSGSSSLGINAGYSSSKAITIK, from the coding sequence GTGGCAGCGGCCGCGGCGGCCTTCGCCCCGGCTGTGATGGTGCCCGCGCCGGCGCTGGCAGCCAACCCCTCCACCGTTGACAACCTGACCATCACCGATGCCGGGAACTGGGAAGGCAGCAAGGTCACCTTCACGCTGACCTACACCGGCAGCTCTCCTGGCGACTTCACCATCGCCACCGCGGCGGGCTCGGCGAGCTCAGGGGCCAGCGACTTCACCGCCACCCCCAGCAAGACCTCGATCACCTTCCCGGGCACCGCGGCCAGCTCGAACAACTCGACCACGGTGACGGTGGACACGGCGGCCGACGCGGACACCGCCGACGAGACGTTCAGCCTGGTGGCCACGGACACCCTGGGCAACACCAAGTCGGGCACCGGGACGATCTACGCGGTATCCGTCTACCCGACCTTCGGGCTGACGCCGTCGACCTCGACCGTGGCGGAGACCGCGACCAAGGACGCACAGGGCAACGTCACCCAGAAGACGGTGACGGTCACCGCCACGCTGACCGCGCCGCTACCGCACGACATCAGCATCCCGGTCTCCACGGTCAACGGCGCGGACGTCGACCCGCTGAAGAACGCCACCTCCGCCGGTGGCGTGCTGCGGGACTACGACGCGCTGCCGGCGACCGCGGTGATCACCATCCCGGCGTACACGTACACCGGCACCACCACCGTTCAGCTGTACGACGACAACGTCGACGAGACGGCTACCAATGGGCAGTCCTTCACCGTGCAGGCCACGGACACCCCTGTGGTATTGGCGACCAACGTAGGCGCGAGCAAGAGCACCATTACCATCACCGATGACGACCCTACGCCGGTGGCGTCGATCGGCGATGCGACGTCCGCGGTTACCGAGGGCGGGGCGCTCAACTTCCCGGTGACCCTGGACCGCCCGTCCGACGCGACCAACCTGTCCGTCGGCTACTACACCGCGGCCGGCACGACGATGACCGGCTCCTCCGCTGGCAGCCCGTCAGATGTCACCACCCCGGGCAGCAGCACCACGCCCAACGTGGCCACGATCGCGGCCTACTCCACGACCCGGACGATCGCGGTGCCGACCGACAATGACGTCAACTTCGAGGGCGCGGAGAACGTCAAAGAGGTCCTGAGCAGTGCCAACAGCAGTGCGGTTGGCGTAACGATCGGCACGAAGTCGACGGGCGTCGGAGTCATCAACGACAACGATGCGGGCCCGGCAGTCACCCTCGCCTCGGTCAGCACATCGCCGGGAGTGTTCCCGGAGGGCGACTCGGGCGAGAGGGTTCAGAAGGTCAGGGTTACCGTCGCCGCGGGTACCTACCCCGTACCGGTGAAGATCGACTGGGCGACCAGGGACGGCTCCGCCACTGCGGGCTCCGACTACAAGGCCGCCTCGGGCAGCTTCACCATTCCGGCCGGCACGGACACCACGAGCTGGTACGGCGACATCCCCATCACCGTCTACGGTGACGTGGTCAAGGAGAACTCGGAAACCTTCTCCATCGACGTCACCAGCTCGACCAGCACCATCGGCGCGGTCAGCGGCGACACCACCATCACTCTCAGTGAGGCGGGGGAGTCGGACGCCAAGCCGACCTTCAACGTCGGTGACGTCTCGGTGAGCGAGGGCAACAGCGGTACCTCGTTCGCGAAGGTGCCGATCGTGATGAGCGGCGCCTCGCCGTCCGACACGGTTTTCACCACGACGTTCCATGCCGGCACCGCCGTGGGCACCAGCAACGGTGTGCCCGGTGACAATGACTACACCGTCCCCACCGACAGCACGGTGACGATCAAGGCCGGCGACACGACCGGATACCTGAGCATCCCGATCAACGGTGACACCGTCTACGAGCGGGACCAGGTCTTCAGCGTCGACTTCACCACCGCCAGCAGCGACGTCACCAACACGAACACGCCGGACGTCCAGCACACCGCGCGGGTCACGATCGGCAACGACGACGCGCAGCCGACGCTGACCTTCAACAGCAGCAACGCGACCGAGGGCCAGCCGATCACCGTCACCGGCAAGATCGTCGGGGTTTCCGAGTACGCGTACAAGCTGGGTCTGACCGTGGGCGGCACGGAGACCAACGCGGCCACCACGGGCACCGACTTCACCGTGCCGGCCAGCCTGGCAACCACGTCGATCGCGGTGCCGGCCGGGTACTCCGGTGAGCTGACCGATATTCCGAGCGTCGGTGGCGGCTACACCTGGTCGTTCCCGACGCTGGACGACCAGATCGACGAGCCGACCGAGGGCTTCACCGTCACCGCGAACGAGACCACCGGCGTGCCGACCGGCTTCACGCCGGCTGTCGGAACCTACAAGATCGCGGACGACCCGCTGGACCTGCCGCCGGCGATCGCCATCGGCGACACGACCGTGAACGAGAAGGACGGCACTGCCGAGGTGCCGATCGACCTGACCTTCAACGGTGACGCGACGTCGACCACGCAGAACGTGACCGTCCAGTACAACACCTCGGACGGCACCGCCAAGGCGGGCAAGGACTACACGCTCACCAAGGGCACTCTGACGATCCCGCCGGGCACGATGAAGACCAGCATCAAGGTCCCCATCATCAACGACTCGGACATGGAGGACGACGAGACCTTCTCCGTGCGGCTCAGCAACGCCAACCCGTTGGGCGCGCAGATCACCAGTGGAGACTCGACCGTCACCATCAAGTCGGACGACACGGTGGCACCGGTCACCCCGACGCTGATGCTCACCGGTCCGGCGGCCGGCGCCGGCGCGGTCACCGCGTGGGGCAAGGCCACCCCGGGCACCAAGGTCATGCTGTACGGCGCGGCCCTGCCCGAGATGGACAAGAAGGACCTGAAGCTGATCGACACCGTGACGGCCGACGCTTCCGGGATGTACAAGTTCAAGTCGCTCACGGCGACCACCGGCTGGGCGTTCTACGTGCAGGCCGAGGTGGGCGGCGCGACGTCGATCCGGGTCGTCAAGCTGAACCAGTCGCCGGGGCTGACGCTCTCGACGAGCAAGGGCAAGCTGGGCGTGACGGTCAACGGGAACCCGAAGGCCTCCGGCCAGACGGTCACCATCCAGCGCAAGAGCGGCAGCAAGTGGGTGACGGTCGGCTCCGGCAAGACGACGTCGAGCGGCTTCAAGGGCTCGTACAGCTTCAAGTCGGGCACCAAGCTGACGGTGCGGGCCATGGTTTCGGGCAGCAGCAGCCTGGGCATCAACGCCGGCTACTCGTCCAGCAAGGCCATCACCATCAAGTAG
- a CDS encoding TetR/AcrR family transcriptional regulator, producing the protein MENRRRRQPALAPGERRAALIAATIPLLREHGVDLSTRMIAHAAGVAEGTIFGVFSNKNELVVCSVVKALDPQPVLDALAAIDRSADLRVRLREAAEIVHTRFQSNAHLMHAARRLFIAGETDPHAQEQMTSTRGKLLSAVTAVLEPDADRLRVTPGEAARLLLLYCGANTFGPFADGEAFSGAELASLLLDGILSATSGEPAKC; encoded by the coding sequence GTGGAGAACCGACGGAGACGACAACCGGCCCTGGCGCCGGGTGAGCGGCGGGCCGCGTTGATCGCGGCGACCATCCCGCTGTTGCGCGAGCACGGTGTCGACCTGAGCACCCGGATGATCGCGCACGCCGCCGGGGTGGCCGAGGGCACCATCTTCGGCGTCTTCAGCAACAAGAACGAGCTCGTGGTCTGCTCGGTGGTGAAAGCGCTCGACCCGCAGCCGGTGCTGGACGCGCTGGCCGCCATCGACCGCTCGGCCGACCTGCGGGTCCGGCTGCGCGAGGCGGCCGAGATCGTGCACACCCGTTTCCAGTCGAACGCGCACCTGATGCACGCCGCCCGCCGGCTGTTCATCGCCGGCGAGACCGATCCGCACGCTCAGGAGCAGATGACCTCGACCCGCGGGAAGCTGCTGTCCGCGGTCACCGCGGTGCTGGAGCCGGACGCCGACCGGCTGCGCGTCACGCCGGGTGAGGCGGCCCGGCTGCTGCTGCTCTACTGCGGCGCCAACACGTTCGGCCCGTTCGCCGACGGCGAGGCGTTCAGCGGCGCCGAGCTGGCGTCGCTGCTGCTCGACGGCATTCTGTCCGCCACATCTGGGGAGCCAGCGAAGTGCTGA
- the phoA gene encoding alkaline phosphatase — MNIRGRVALAAAAAAVVAIPSMAMAGDSHRDNTWAALHAIKGGTARNVILLLGDGMGDSEITIARNYQVGANGRLAMDTLPLTGAYTTYAVQKAHPELPEYVTDSAASGTGWSTGHKTYNGAISVLPDGSPVKTILELAKKAGYRTGDVTTAELQDATPAVLASHVVDRGCKGPQSMAACAVNDKVNGGAGSIAEQLVQTRPDVLLGGGKAYFDQTVQAGRFKGQTVTDQARSVGYQVVTDATGLAAASWAAPILGAFAPNNMDLEWTGPTPTRTGTAPSTCATNVARNAAQPHLVDMTTKALDVLDRQTRHRDKGFFLQIEGASIDKQDHAANPCGQIGETVAFDAAIKKALDYQKKHPDTLVVVTADHGHTSQIVEAATMGYTATLVTHDNATMTISYATSDITGSQQHTGTEVRIAAGGPQAANVLGVTNQTDLFFTFKRALGIR; from the coding sequence ATGAATATCCGAGGACGCGTGGCCCTCGCGGCCGCCGCCGCCGCGGTCGTCGCGATCCCCTCGATGGCGATGGCGGGCGATTCGCACCGGGACAACACCTGGGCCGCGCTGCACGCCATCAAGGGCGGCACCGCCCGCAACGTCATCCTGCTGCTCGGTGACGGCATGGGCGACAGCGAGATCACCATCGCCCGCAACTACCAGGTCGGCGCCAACGGCCGCCTGGCCATGGACACCCTGCCGCTGACCGGCGCGTACACCACCTACGCCGTGCAGAAGGCCCACCCGGAGCTGCCCGAGTACGTGACCGACTCGGCCGCCTCCGGCACCGGCTGGTCGACCGGGCACAAGACCTACAACGGCGCGATCAGCGTGCTGCCCGACGGCAGCCCGGTGAAGACCATCCTGGAGCTGGCCAAGAAGGCCGGCTACCGGACCGGTGACGTCACCACCGCCGAGCTGCAGGACGCCACCCCGGCCGTGCTCGCCTCGCACGTCGTCGACCGCGGCTGCAAGGGCCCGCAGTCGATGGCCGCGTGCGCCGTCAACGACAAGGTCAACGGCGGCGCCGGCTCGATCGCCGAGCAGCTGGTTCAGACCCGCCCCGACGTCCTGCTGGGCGGGGGCAAGGCGTACTTCGACCAGACCGTGCAGGCCGGCAGGTTCAAGGGCCAGACCGTCACCGACCAGGCCCGGAGCGTCGGCTACCAGGTCGTCACCGACGCCACCGGGCTCGCCGCCGCCTCCTGGGCCGCGCCGATCCTGGGCGCTTTCGCCCCCAACAACATGGACCTGGAGTGGACCGGCCCCACGCCGACCCGCACCGGTACCGCCCCGTCGACCTGCGCCACCAACGTCGCCCGCAACGCCGCGCAGCCGCACCTGGTCGACATGACCACCAAGGCGCTCGACGTGCTGGACCGGCAGACCCGGCACCGCGACAAGGGCTTCTTCCTGCAGATCGAGGGCGCGTCCATCGACAAGCAGGACCACGCCGCCAACCCGTGCGGGCAGATCGGCGAGACCGTCGCCTTCGACGCCGCCATCAAGAAGGCGCTCGACTATCAGAAGAAGCACCCCGACACCCTGGTGGTCGTCACCGCCGACCACGGCCACACCAGCCAGATCGTCGAGGCCGCCACGATGGGCTACACCGCCACGCTGGTCACGCACGACAACGCCACCATGACGATCAGCTACGCGACGTCGGACATCACCGGCTCCCAGCAGCACACCGGCACCGAGGTCCGGATCGCCGCCGGCGGCCCGCAGGCCGCCAACGTCCTCGGCGTCACCAATCAGACGGACCTCTTCTTCACGTTCAAGCGCGCCCTCGGGATCCGCTGA
- a CDS encoding ABC transporter ATP-binding protein has product MLMKLLRVHLRPYWNTIGLIVLFQFLQTLATLYLPTLNADIIDNGVIKGDTGYVMRIGGGMLGITVLQIAAQIVAVYFGARTAMAVGRDLRESIFTRVQTFSAREVGQFGAPSLITRTTNDVQQIQMLVLLTFTLMVSAPIMCVGGIVLALRQDVPLSGLLLVIIPVLIGVVGLIISRMRPLFRSLQVKIDRVNQVMREQITGIRVIRAFVRDEREQARYEVANNDVTQVSLRAGKIMALMFPTVMLIVNLSSVAVLWFGGHRIDSGAMQVGALTAFLSYLMQILMSIMMATFMFIMIPRAEVCAERIQEVTATETSVTPPAAPVTEVTRHGELELRAVSFHYPGAEAPVLSDVRLIARPREVTAIIGSTGSGKTTLLNLIPRLFDATEGAVLVDGVDVRELDPDLLSRLVGIVPQRPYLFTGTIATNLRYGNPDATDDELWAALEIAQARSFVEKMDGRLDAPIAQGGTNVSGGQRQRLAIARALVHRPEIYLFDDSFSALDYATDAALRAALTDHIADATVVIVAQRVSTIRDADRIVVLDDGRVVGTGTHEELMDGNPTYREIVLSQLTEQEANA; this is encoded by the coding sequence GTGCTGATGAAACTGCTTCGCGTCCACCTGCGGCCGTACTGGAACACGATCGGCCTGATCGTGCTCTTCCAGTTCCTGCAGACGCTCGCGACGCTCTACCTACCGACGTTGAACGCCGACATCATCGACAACGGCGTGATCAAGGGCGACACCGGCTACGTGATGCGGATCGGCGGCGGGATGCTCGGCATCACCGTGCTGCAGATCGCCGCCCAGATCGTCGCCGTCTACTTCGGGGCGCGCACCGCGATGGCGGTCGGCCGCGACCTGCGCGAGTCGATCTTCACCCGGGTGCAGACCTTCTCGGCCCGCGAGGTCGGCCAGTTCGGCGCGCCGTCGCTGATCACCCGCACCACCAACGACGTGCAGCAGATCCAGATGCTGGTGCTGCTCACCTTCACGCTGATGGTCTCGGCGCCGATCATGTGCGTCGGCGGCATCGTGCTCGCGCTGCGCCAGGACGTGCCGCTCTCCGGGCTGCTGCTGGTGATCATCCCGGTCCTGATCGGCGTGGTCGGCCTGATCATCAGCCGGATGCGGCCGCTGTTCCGCAGCCTGCAGGTCAAGATCGACCGGGTGAACCAGGTGATGCGCGAGCAGATCACCGGCATCCGGGTGATCCGGGCGTTCGTCCGCGACGAGCGCGAGCAGGCACGGTACGAGGTGGCCAACAACGACGTCACCCAGGTCTCGCTGAGAGCCGGCAAGATCATGGCGTTGATGTTCCCGACCGTCATGCTGATCGTGAACCTGTCCAGCGTGGCCGTGCTCTGGTTCGGCGGGCACCGGATCGACAGCGGCGCGATGCAGGTCGGCGCGCTCACCGCGTTCCTCAGCTACCTCATGCAGATCCTGATGTCGATCATGATGGCCACCTTCATGTTCATCATGATCCCGCGAGCCGAGGTCTGCGCCGAGCGGATCCAGGAGGTGACCGCCACCGAGACGTCGGTGACGCCGCCCGCGGCGCCGGTCACCGAGGTGACCCGGCACGGCGAGTTGGAGCTGCGGGCGGTCAGTTTCCACTATCCCGGGGCCGAGGCCCCGGTCCTCTCCGACGTACGGCTCATCGCCCGACCGCGGGAAGTTACCGCGATCATCGGGTCCACCGGCAGCGGCAAGACGACCCTGCTCAACCTGATCCCGCGGCTGTTCGACGCGACCGAGGGCGCCGTGCTGGTCGACGGCGTCGACGTCCGCGAGCTCGACCCCGACCTGCTGTCCCGGCTGGTCGGCATCGTGCCGCAGCGGCCCTACCTGTTCACCGGCACGATCGCGACCAACCTGCGGTACGGCAACCCGGACGCCACCGACGACGAGCTCTGGGCGGCGCTGGAGATCGCCCAGGCCAGGAGCTTCGTGGAGAAGATGGACGGCCGGCTGGACGCGCCCATCGCCCAGGGTGGCACCAACGTGTCCGGCGGGCAGCGGCAGCGGCTGGCGATCGCCCGCGCGCTGGTGCACCGGCCGGAGATCTACCTGTTCGACGACTCCTTCTCGGCTCTCGACTACGCGACCGACGCAGCGTTGCGGGCCGCGCTGACCGACCACATCGCCGACGCCACCGTGGTGATCGTGGCGCAGCGGGTCAGCACCATCCGCGACGCCGACCGGATCGTGGTGCTCGACGACGGCAGGGTCGTCGGGACGGGCACGCACGAGGAACTCATGGACGGCAATCCGACGTACCGCGAAATCGTTCTTTCCCAGCTCACCGAGCAGGAGGCAAACGCGTGA
- a CDS encoding response regulator transcription factor, with protein MIRILLVDDHPVVRMGLRGMLDAEPDLTVIGEASDGAEGAEIALRDRPDIVLMDLRMPGADGVEATGRILAGDPGIRVMVLTTYESDRDILRAIEAGASGYLLKDASPADLADAVRAAARGETVLAPSVASTLVRQVRTPAPPALSARETEVLKLVAAGLTNADIGRRLFISEATVKTHLLRVFNKLDVADRTAAVTTAMRHDLL; from the coding sequence ATGATCCGGATTCTGCTGGTCGACGATCACCCGGTGGTCCGGATGGGGTTGCGGGGGATGCTCGACGCGGAACCGGACCTCACGGTGATCGGCGAGGCGTCGGACGGCGCCGAGGGGGCGGAGATCGCGCTGCGGGACCGCCCCGACATCGTGCTGATGGACCTGCGGATGCCGGGCGCCGACGGGGTGGAGGCGACCGGCCGGATCCTCGCCGGCGACCCGGGCATCCGGGTGATGGTGCTGACCACCTACGAGTCCGATCGTGACATCCTGCGCGCGATCGAGGCCGGCGCCAGCGGTTATCTGCTCAAGGACGCGTCGCCGGCCGACCTCGCCGACGCCGTCCGGGCGGCCGCCCGCGGGGAGACGGTGCTCGCGCCGAGCGTCGCGTCGACCCTGGTCCGCCAGGTTCGCACACCCGCTCCGCCGGCGCTTTCGGCCCGCGAGACCGAGGTGCTGAAACTGGTTGCGGCCGGCCTCACCAACGCCGACATCGGCCGACGCCTGTTCATCTCCGAGGCGACCGTCAAGACGCACCTGCTCCGCGTCTTCAACAAGCTCGACGTCGCCGACCGCACCGCCGCCGTGACCACCGCCATGCGTCACGACCTTCTGTGA
- a CDS encoding sensor histidine kinase: protein MTDSEAVHARYSRWWDTYFFVITAAGAAAVVTSGAGAGHRGVAAAAIVAMLIVHATVGWRAARGPDGPFSIAVLGVQVALFMLAAASAPVASWLLFAVIPLIFQLAPVRLAIGAVVLVTLVPPAVDLAAGTGNLKTDLVISAISAGSGVWLGLWIIRVIRQSTERANLIAELEESRAEVARLSHEAGVTAERTRLAGEIHDTLAQGFTSIITLIQASDPELRDERLALAVRTARENLAESRAIVAALSPSALDAGLTDAVRRQTARFTEETGLAASFRTTGEPRDLATPIEVVLLRATQEALTNVRRHARANEAAVLLAYSPSSVRVVVRDDGCGFDTTTNGGFGLPGMRQRAEQVGGTLTVRSDPDTGTTIELEVPA, encoded by the coding sequence ATGACCGACTCGGAGGCCGTGCACGCCCGCTATTCCCGCTGGTGGGACACCTACTTTTTCGTGATCACGGCCGCCGGCGCGGCCGCGGTCGTCACCTCCGGCGCCGGGGCGGGGCATCGGGGGGTCGCGGCCGCCGCGATCGTGGCGATGCTGATCGTGCACGCCACGGTCGGCTGGCGGGCGGCGCGCGGACCCGACGGACCGTTCTCGATCGCGGTGCTCGGGGTGCAGGTCGCGCTGTTCATGCTGGCGGCGGCGAGCGCGCCGGTGGCGTCGTGGCTGCTGTTCGCGGTGATCCCGCTGATCTTCCAACTGGCCCCGGTGCGCCTGGCGATCGGCGCGGTGGTGCTGGTCACGCTGGTGCCGCCGGCGGTCGACCTGGCCGCCGGGACCGGCAACCTGAAGACCGACCTGGTCATCTCGGCGATCTCCGCGGGGTCCGGCGTCTGGCTCGGGCTGTGGATCATCCGGGTGATCCGGCAGAGCACCGAGCGGGCGAATCTGATCGCCGAGCTGGAGGAGAGCCGCGCCGAGGTGGCCCGGCTGTCCCACGAGGCCGGGGTGACCGCCGAGCGGACCCGGCTGGCCGGGGAGATCCACGACACCCTGGCGCAGGGCTTCACCAGCATCATCACGCTGATCCAGGCGTCCGACCCGGAGCTGCGGGACGAGCGGCTGGCGCTCGCGGTCCGCACCGCTCGGGAGAATTTGGCGGAGAGCCGGGCGATCGTGGCCGCGCTGTCGCCGTCCGCGCTGGATGCCGGGCTGACCGACGCGGTTCGGCGGCAGACCGCCCGGTTCACCGAGGAGACCGGGCTGGCCGCGAGTTTCCGCACCACCGGGGAGCCGCGCGATCTGGCCACGCCGATCGAGGTGGTGCTGCTGCGCGCCACCCAGGAGGCGCTGACCAACGTACGGCGGCATGCCCGGGCGAACGAGGCGGCGGTGCTGCTGGCATATTCGCCGTCGTCGGTGCGGGTCGTGGTGCGCGACGACGGGTGCGGTTTCGACACCACGACGAACGGCGGCTTCGGGCTGCCCGGCATGCGGCAGCGGGCCGAGCAGGTGGGCGGCACCCTGACCGTGCGCAGCGACCCGGACACCGGCACCACGATCGAGTTGGAGGTTCCCGCATGA
- a CDS encoding ABC transporter ATP-binding protein — protein sequence MGGPPAARMMMGAGGPPEKLQDFKGSTKRLLRMLAPQRALVGVVLLFGVASVFLSVLGPRLLGHATDVIFNGVVGKMLGRTLPPGVTKEQAVEGLRQRGNTKFADLLAGMNDVIPGRGIDFDKLMHVLAWVVVVYLFAWVFGVLQGRITARVVQTAVYDLRNQVEAKLSRLPLSYFDKQPRGEVLSRATNDTDNIAQTLQQTFAQLVTALLTVVGVLGMMFWISPLLALIALVTIPLSFFLTTFIGKRAQPQFVAQWKTTGQLNGHIEEMFTGHSLVKVFGRQQEAEGTFREHNDRLFASSFRAQFISGLIQPAMMFISNVNYVLVAVVGALRVTSGSLTLGEVQAFIQYSRQFSQPLTQVASMANLVQSGIASAERVFALLDAQEQSPEPAVREMPPVQGRIAFENVSFRYLPDKPLIENLSLAVEPGQTVAIVGPTGAGKTTLVNLLMRFYDVTGGRITLDGVDIATMPREQLREQIGMVLQDTWLFGGTIAENLAYGADDHDQAAIVRASEAAHVDGFVRTLPDGYETRIDEEGSNVSAGQKQLITIARAFLAEPSILILDEATSSVDTRTEVLIQRAMNTLRTGRTSFVIAHRLSTIRDADLILVMENGTIVEQGTHDELIAAEGAYARLYSAQFAQAVAEVD from the coding sequence ATGGGCGGCCCGCCGGCCGCCCGGATGATGATGGGGGCCGGCGGCCCGCCGGAGAAACTGCAGGACTTCAAGGGCTCCACCAAGCGCCTGCTGCGGATGCTCGCACCGCAACGGGCCCTGGTCGGGGTGGTGCTGCTGTTCGGTGTGGCCTCGGTCTTCCTGTCGGTGCTCGGCCCGCGCCTGCTCGGCCACGCCACCGACGTGATCTTCAACGGCGTGGTCGGCAAGATGCTGGGCCGGACCCTGCCGCCCGGGGTGACCAAGGAGCAGGCCGTCGAGGGCCTGCGCCAGCGGGGCAACACCAAGTTCGCCGACCTGCTGGCCGGGATGAACGACGTGATCCCCGGCCGAGGCATCGACTTCGACAAGCTGATGCACGTGCTGGCCTGGGTGGTCGTGGTCTACCTGTTCGCCTGGGTGTTCGGCGTACTGCAGGGCCGGATCACCGCCCGGGTGGTGCAGACCGCGGTGTACGACCTGCGCAACCAGGTCGAGGCGAAGCTGTCCCGGCTGCCGCTGTCGTATTTCGACAAGCAGCCGCGCGGTGAGGTGCTCAGCCGCGCCACCAACGACACCGACAACATCGCGCAGACCCTGCAGCAGACCTTCGCCCAGCTGGTCACCGCACTGCTGACCGTGGTCGGCGTGCTCGGCATGATGTTCTGGATCTCGCCGCTGCTCGCACTGATCGCGCTGGTCACCATCCCGCTGTCGTTCTTCCTGACCACTTTCATCGGCAAGCGGGCGCAGCCCCAGTTCGTCGCCCAGTGGAAGACGACCGGCCAGCTCAACGGCCACATCGAGGAGATGTTCACCGGACACTCGCTGGTCAAGGTGTTCGGCCGGCAGCAGGAGGCGGAGGGCACGTTCCGCGAGCACAACGACCGGTTGTTCGCCTCCAGCTTCCGCGCCCAGTTCATCTCCGGCCTGATCCAGCCGGCCATGATGTTCATCAGCAACGTGAACTACGTGCTGGTGGCGGTGGTCGGCGCGCTGCGGGTGACGTCCGGGTCGCTGACCCTCGGCGAGGTGCAGGCGTTCATCCAGTACTCGCGCCAGTTCAGCCAGCCGCTGACCCAGGTGGCCAGCATGGCGAACCTGGTGCAGTCCGGCATCGCCTCGGCCGAGCGGGTGTTCGCCCTGCTCGATGCGCAGGAGCAGAGCCCGGAGCCGGCCGTCCGGGAGATGCCGCCGGTGCAGGGGCGGATCGCGTTCGAGAACGTGTCGTTCCGCTACCTGCCGGACAAGCCGCTGATCGAGAACCTGTCGCTGGCCGTCGAGCCGGGCCAGACGGTGGCGATCGTCGGCCCGACCGGGGCCGGCAAGACGACGCTGGTCAACCTGCTGATGCGGTTCTACGACGTGACCGGTGGCCGGATCACCCTGGACGGGGTGGACATCGCCACCATGCCGCGCGAGCAGCTGCGCGAGCAGATCGGGATGGTGCTGCAGGACACCTGGCTGTTCGGCGGGACGATCGCGGAGAACCTGGCGTACGGCGCCGACGACCACGACCAGGCGGCGATCGTGCGGGCATCCGAGGCCGCGCACGTCGACGGCTTCGTGCGGACGCTGCCGGACGGCTACGAGACCAGGATCGACGAGGAGGGCTCGAACGTCAGCGCCGGGCAGAAACAGCTGATCACGATCGCCCGGGCGTTCCTCGCCGAGCCCAGCATCCTGATCCTGGACGAGGCCACCAGCTCGGTCGACACCCGCACCGAGGTGCTGATCCAGCGGGCGATGAACACCCTGCGCACCGGCCGGACCAGCTTCGTCATCGCGCACCGGCTCTCCACCATCCGCGACGCCGACCTGATCCTGGTCATGGAGAACGGCACCATCGTCGAACAGGGCACCCACGACGAGCTGATCGCGGCCGAGGGGGCTTACGCGCGCCTCTACTCGGCGCAGTTCGCCCAGGCCGTCGCCGAGGTCGACTGA